The Hymenobacter sp. GOD-10R genome includes a window with the following:
- a CDS encoding reprolysin-like metallopeptidase has product MFFTVTIRPPSCWLRLLVVSLLSTFLASPRYATAQRVFWSDGPQAPQATRVQQQHLARYRTVRFQRGVLQQLLQPASTSATQARPASTVLSLPLPDGSSVRLQVTEVQVMAPALAARYPTIKTYTARGLDDPSLTARLELTPDGFHAMLRLRDKTVYIEPTGLADPTSHLVFERAAVQQRDSWVCRTTETSATQTRQATTTNSQRLPNGNLLRTYRLALACTGEYAVAVAGANPTKSAVLGKMVSSINRVNGVYEQELSVRLVLVANTDQLIYLDRTTDPYSNLSNNATLAKNQVTTDSIIGTANYDIGHVFNTADGGIAGFGVVCRAGQKARGSTGLPNPIGDAFDIDYVAHEMGHEFGAEHTFNSVLGNCGGGNRVANSAYEPGSGSTIMAYAGICGADNLQVNSDPYFHSRSLDQITAYLTSTATCSVNALNGNLPPVVDAGSSYVIPINTPFTLTGTATDPDGDALTYSWEQFNLGLAGVPTIPLGDAPIFRVLPPTSSPARTFPRLTDLLNNATMLGEQLPTYDRRLIFRLVARDNRVTGGAINYDSMQVVVAANTGPFLVTSPSTTGATWYKGVAQPVTWDVANTTAAPINATSVRISLSTDGGLTFPTILVASTPNDGSESITLPSSISNTTTARIKVEAIGNIFFAISKQNFTIQTPTIPSFIVSSTAPTTTVCSSSAPTAITVTATPVLGFANAITLSANNLPSGVTASFATNPITPGSSTQLSLTATSAAPAGSYQLTLTATSGNTSQSQLVSFRVCAQPTAPLAPFGLTAAPNNATVELTWVDNSKDETGFEVERSVGNTTSYQRLITTAANAISYTDQLPASGIYYYRVRAINAVGPSPYSDDEIVAYMILAAHINAGAAGVSVYPNPSTGQFQVAVANAQNGPIELRVTDALGRVVHQQTLTKSAFSLLYPLDLRPLANGVYHLHLALPAGPTVLRLLKQ; this is encoded by the coding sequence ATGTTTTTTACTGTTACCATTCGACCACCTAGCTGTTGGCTCCGCTTATTAGTAGTTAGTTTGCTGAGCACTTTCCTGGCAAGCCCGCGCTATGCCACGGCCCAGCGGGTATTTTGGTCGGATGGACCGCAAGCACCCCAGGCAACGCGTGTGCAGCAGCAGCACCTAGCTCGCTACCGCACGGTGCGCTTCCAACGGGGCGTGCTGCAACAGCTTCTGCAGCCAGCATCTACCAGCGCTACCCAAGCCAGACCAGCATCTACGGTGCTGTCCCTCCCCTTGCCGGATGGCTCCTCGGTGCGCTTGCAGGTAACGGAAGTGCAGGTAATGGCGCCAGCGCTAGCCGCCCGGTACCCAACCATCAAAACCTATACCGCACGAGGGCTAGATGACCCTAGCCTCACGGCCCGGCTGGAGCTGACCCCCGATGGTTTTCACGCCATGCTCCGGCTACGCGACAAAACCGTGTATATCGAGCCGACGGGCTTAGCTGATCCAACTAGCCATCTGGTATTTGAGCGAGCAGCAGTACAGCAACGCGATAGTTGGGTGTGCCGGACTACAGAAACCAGCGCTACGCAGACCCGTCAAGCAACCACCACGAATTCGCAGCGCCTGCCGAACGGCAACTTGCTGCGCACCTACCGATTGGCCCTAGCTTGCACCGGCGAGTACGCCGTGGCCGTAGCAGGAGCTAATCCCACTAAGTCGGCGGTACTGGGAAAAATGGTAAGTTCTATCAATCGCGTAAACGGCGTGTATGAGCAGGAGCTCTCGGTGCGCTTGGTTTTGGTAGCCAATACAGATCAGCTCATTTACCTGGACCGAACCACTGACCCGTATTCTAACCTTAGCAACAACGCGACGCTCGCCAAAAACCAAGTAACGACCGATAGCATCATCGGCACCGCGAATTACGATATCGGACACGTGTTCAACACGGCCGACGGTGGCATTGCAGGCTTTGGTGTGGTGTGCCGGGCTGGGCAAAAGGCGCGGGGCTCTACGGGCCTGCCTAACCCCATCGGCGACGCCTTTGATATTGATTACGTCGCGCACGAAATGGGCCACGAGTTTGGAGCTGAGCATACCTTCAATAGTGTGCTGGGCAACTGTGGTGGTGGCAACCGAGTGGCCAACTCTGCCTACGAACCAGGTAGCGGCTCCACGATTATGGCGTACGCCGGCATTTGCGGCGCCGACAACTTGCAGGTGAACAGCGACCCGTATTTCCACTCCCGCAGCCTCGATCAAATCACCGCATATCTTACTAGCACAGCTACTTGCAGCGTGAACGCCCTAAACGGCAACCTCCCTCCCGTAGTGGACGCGGGCAGTAGCTACGTTATTCCGATCAATACGCCTTTTACTCTCACGGGTACCGCCACCGACCCCGATGGCGACGCTCTGACGTACTCGTGGGAGCAATTCAACCTAGGACTCGCTGGCGTCCCAACGATACCCCTAGGTGATGCGCCTATCTTCCGGGTACTGCCGCCAACGAGCAGTCCGGCCCGCACCTTTCCGCGGCTAACTGATTTATTAAATAACGCTACGATGCTGGGTGAGCAGCTGCCTACCTACGATCGACGCCTGATTTTCCGCTTAGTGGCTCGTGATAACCGGGTCACGGGTGGCGCCATCAACTACGACTCTATGCAAGTAGTAGTGGCAGCCAACACCGGTCCCTTTTTGGTTACTTCGCCCAGCACCACCGGCGCTACGTGGTACAAGGGCGTAGCGCAACCCGTAACCTGGGACGTTGCCAATACGACTGCCGCACCCATCAACGCCACGAGCGTCAGAATCTCGCTATCTACCGATGGTGGTCTCACTTTCCCGACGATACTAGTAGCCAGTACGCCCAACGATGGTAGCGAGAGTATCACCCTACCTAGCAGCATCAGCAATACAACTACTGCGCGCATCAAGGTGGAGGCCATCGGCAACATCTTCTTCGCCATATCGAAGCAGAACTTTACCATCCAAACCCCGACAATTCCTAGCTTCATCGTCAGCAGCACAGCTCCGACAACCACCGTTTGCTCAAGCAGCGCCCCAACGGCTATTACCGTCACGGCCACGCCAGTACTAGGGTTCGCGAATGCTATTACCCTTTCCGCAAACAACTTACCGAGTGGAGTTACTGCTTCTTTTGCTACTAACCCAATTACGCCCGGCAGCAGCACCCAACTGAGCTTGACCGCTACGAGCGCTGCCCCCGCGGGTAGTTACCAGCTGACACTCACGGCTACCAGTGGCAACACTAGTCAATCACAGTTGGTTAGCTTCCGGGTTTGTGCCCAGCCTACTGCCCCGCTCGCCCCCTTCGGCTTGACGGCCGCGCCTAATAATGCCACCGTTGAACTTACGTGGGTAGACAACTCCAAAGACGAGACTGGCTTCGAAGTGGAACGTTCCGTGGGTAACACGACCAGCTACCAGCGCCTCATCACGACGGCAGCCAACGCTATTTCGTACACCGACCAGCTACCCGCGTCAGGAATTTACTACTACCGCGTGCGGGCAATCAATGCGGTAGGACCTTCCCCCTATTCCGACGACGAAATTGTGGCGTATATGATACTAGCGGCGCACATAAATGCAGGTGCAGCGGGGGTTTCTGTTTACCCGAATCCTAGTACGGGACAGTTCCAGGTGGCGGTTGCAAACGCGCAAAACGGCCCGATCGAATTGCGCGTCACAGATGCCCTAGGTCGTGTAGTTCACCAGCAGACGCTAACCAAGAGTGCCTTTTCCCTGCTCTATCCGCTCGACTTGCGTCCGCTTGCGAATGGCGTATATCACCTGCACCTAGCTTTGCCCGCCGGCCCGACCGTGCTACGCTTGCTCAAGCAGTAG
- a CDS encoding helix-hairpin-helix domain-containing protein, whose protein sequence is MMSLLKKSRLCWGMLGLLLSFARPLQAQEYVRPPVDLDRLVQELFAETLSDQMPYEDLYETLLQYYQTPLNLSTASREELRALLLLSESQISALLAHRQKHGELLSLYELQSIQGFDVRTIYRVAPFVAVQNGGLNLARGPLWQRILREDNNALFVRYERVLQQRKGYTAPDTTSQGLTSRYLGSPDKLLVRYRVSQPHDFSLGVTAEKDAGESLRWNSAAGQYGADFYSVHLVVQERGQLKTLALGDYQLQFGQGLLLSSGLQVGKGGETITSIRRSSLGVRPYASVLESTFFRGLASTVAVSKTVRATSFFSLKNVDANQQTSGDSLAQFDEYSSGILLTGLHRTATELANRHRMREMISGGNITYTSRDGSFSAGGTVIDTRYGMAIQKRPELYNKYEFRGTHNTAAGVHYSYLVRNVLLFGETARSSGGGLGTVNGLLATLAPNVDASVLYRNYARDFHTFYGNALGENSRNINESGLYLGLKVRPMARWELAAYYDQFRFPWLKYQVGAPSVGHDWLLRLAFTPTKTSLLYAQLRSRVKAYDVDPTPGQAVRPMPMPVATVRHSLLLFYDASPTPVLSLRTRVQGSRYQEGSGPMRTGFVLAQDAMVQVNARLRLSGRYALFDTDDYDTRQYAYEQDVLYAFSVPPLYGQGTRVYALAEVRCTSHLTLWLRYAETHYRYQQTIGSGLEEIQGARRSEVKAQARYRF, encoded by the coding sequence ATGATGTCTTTGCTGAAGAAATCCCGCCTGTGCTGGGGCATGCTGGGGCTACTGCTGAGCTTTGCTAGGCCGCTGCAAGCACAAGAGTACGTGCGCCCGCCCGTCGACCTCGACAGGCTGGTACAGGAGCTTTTTGCCGAGACGCTGAGCGACCAGATGCCGTACGAAGACCTGTACGAAACGCTGCTCCAGTATTACCAGACGCCGCTTAACCTGAGTACTGCTAGTCGCGAGGAGTTGCGTGCGCTGCTGTTGCTTTCCGAGTCCCAGATTTCCGCCTTGCTAGCGCATCGGCAGAAGCACGGCGAGCTGCTGAGCTTGTATGAGCTGCAAAGCATTCAGGGCTTCGATGTGCGCACTATCTACCGCGTAGCACCTTTCGTAGCGGTGCAGAATGGTGGGCTGAACCTAGCTCGTGGCCCATTGTGGCAACGCATTTTGCGCGAAGACAACAATGCGTTGTTTGTGCGCTACGAGCGAGTGCTACAGCAGCGCAAAGGCTATACGGCGCCGGATACCACGAGCCAGGGCCTCACCAGCCGTTACCTAGGTTCGCCGGATAAGCTGCTGGTGCGTTACCGCGTGAGCCAGCCCCACGACTTCAGCCTAGGAGTGACAGCCGAAAAAGATGCCGGTGAGTCCCTGCGTTGGAATAGTGCTGCTGGCCAGTACGGTGCTGATTTTTATTCCGTGCACTTAGTCGTGCAGGAACGCGGCCAACTCAAAACCCTGGCTTTGGGCGACTACCAGCTACAGTTCGGACAGGGGTTACTACTCTCATCGGGGTTGCAGGTAGGGAAAGGCGGCGAAACGATTACCAGCATTCGGCGCAGCAGCCTAGGGGTGCGACCCTACGCATCGGTGCTGGAAAGTACGTTCTTCCGGGGGTTGGCCTCGACCGTAGCAGTGAGCAAGACGGTGCGCGCAACGAGCTTTTTTTCGCTCAAAAACGTGGATGCCAACCAGCAAACCAGCGGCGATTCGCTAGCACAGTTTGATGAGTATTCATCGGGTATCCTGCTCACAGGGTTGCACCGCACGGCTACGGAGCTAGCCAATCGGCATCGTATGCGCGAGATGATTAGCGGGGGGAACATCACCTACACCAGCCGGGATGGTAGCTTCTCAGCGGGCGGCACCGTCATTGACACGCGCTACGGCATGGCTATTCAGAAGCGGCCTGAACTGTACAACAAATACGAGTTTCGGGGCACGCACAACACGGCAGCGGGTGTGCACTACAGTTACTTGGTGCGCAACGTGCTGCTGTTTGGCGAAACAGCCCGCTCCAGCGGCGGTGGCCTAGGTACCGTGAATGGGCTGCTAGCAACGCTGGCGCCTAACGTGGATGCCTCGGTGCTCTACCGAAATTATGCCCGCGACTTTCACACTTTCTATGGGAATGCACTCGGCGAAAACTCCCGCAACATCAACGAAAGCGGGCTCTACCTAGGGTTGAAAGTACGACCCATGGCCCGGTGGGAGCTCGCCGCGTATTACGATCAATTTCGGTTTCCGTGGCTGAAGTATCAGGTAGGTGCTCCGTCGGTGGGGCATGACTGGCTGTTGCGTCTTGCTTTCACCCCCACCAAAACCAGCCTGCTCTACGCACAATTGCGCAGTCGGGTGAAAGCCTACGATGTCGACCCCACGCCGGGCCAAGCAGTACGCCCGATGCCTATGCCGGTAGCCACAGTACGCCACAGCCTGCTGCTGTTCTATGATGCTAGCCCCACGCCGGTGCTAAGCTTACGTACGCGGGTGCAGGGCTCGCGCTATCAGGAGGGCAGCGGACCGATGCGCACCGGCTTCGTGCTAGCCCAAGATGCGATGGTTCAGGTGAACGCACGCCTTCGCCTGAGTGGCCGGTATGCTCTGTTTGACACCGATGACTATGACACGCGGCAGTATGCCTACGAGCAAGACGTGCTTTATGCTTTTTCGGTACCGCCGCTCTATGGGCAGGGTACGCGCGTGTATGCCCTGGCCGAAGTACGGTGCACAAGTCATCTCACCTTATGGTTGCGCTACGCCGAAACGCACTATCGTTATCAGCAAACCATTGGCTCTGGCTTGGAAGAAATTCAAGGTGCGCGCCGCTCCGAAGTGAAGGCGCAAGCCCGGTATCGGTTTTAA
- the yidD gene encoding membrane protein insertion efficiency factor YidD: protein MSFLFRHLLLGLIWVYQHLISPLTPASCRYQPTCSAYAAQAVQKHGPWRGGWLALRRISRCHPWGGHGYDPVP, encoded by the coding sequence ATGAGCTTTCTTTTCCGCCACCTTCTGCTAGGTCTCATTTGGGTCTACCAGCACTTGATTTCGCCCCTTACACCTGCTAGCTGTCGCTACCAGCCTACGTGCTCGGCGTACGCAGCGCAGGCCGTGCAAAAGCATGGCCCGTGGCGGGGCGGGTGGTTGGCATTGCGGCGTATTAGCCGATGCCACCCTTGGGGAGGCCATGGCTATGATCCTGTACCTTAA
- the lgt gene encoding prolipoprotein diacylglyceryl transferase, with product MLSLLAYITWTASPIIAKLGPLTLRWYGLLFMSGFVIGTFVLTHIYKSERVSPRWVDVITVYMLIGTVVGARLGHCLFYDPDYYLAHPLDILKIWEGGLASHGATLGILLAVWLFSRNNKFDYLWTLDRIVIVVASGGAMIRLGNLFNSEIIGRQTDVPWAFKFARYNEIHHELTNIPNELRHPTQIYESLFCVFLFILLYAMWSRTKEKTPRGLLFGLFVVLLFTFRFLVEFLKENQVDFENSLPLNMGQILSIPLIFVGIWVVLRAGKWPGNPFGYAPRDLGEEAPNKSAVKVK from the coding sequence ATGCTTTCCCTTTTGGCTTATATTACTTGGACTGCTTCGCCTATTATCGCCAAGCTAGGGCCACTCACGCTGCGTTGGTACGGGCTGTTGTTTATGTCGGGGTTCGTGATAGGAACCTTTGTGCTGACACACATCTACAAATCAGAGCGTGTGTCGCCGCGGTGGGTCGACGTTATTACCGTCTATATGCTGATTGGGACTGTGGTAGGCGCGCGCCTAGGCCACTGCTTGTTCTACGACCCCGACTACTACCTAGCACACCCGCTCGATATTCTTAAAATTTGGGAAGGCGGCTTGGCGAGTCATGGGGCTACGCTAGGTATCTTATTGGCCGTGTGGTTGTTTTCTCGGAACAACAAGTTCGATTATCTCTGGACCCTCGACCGAATCGTGATTGTCGTAGCCTCGGGCGGAGCCATGATCCGCTTAGGTAACTTGTTTAACTCCGAGATTATTGGTCGTCAGACCGATGTTCCGTGGGCGTTCAAGTTCGCGCGCTACAATGAGATTCACCACGAGCTAACCAACATCCCGAACGAACTGCGCCACCCCACACAGATTTATGAATCACTCTTTTGCGTGTTCCTCTTCATTCTGCTGTACGCCATGTGGAGCCGCACAAAAGAAAAGACACCGCGCGGACTTCTATTCGGTTTGTTTGTGGTATTGCTGTTTACCTTCCGGTTCCTGGTAGAGTTCTTGAAAGAAAACCAAGTTGATTTCGAGAATAGCCTGCCATTAAACATGGGACAAATCCTGAGCATTCCGCTCATTTTCGTTGGTATCTGGGTGGTGCTGCGAGCAGGCAAATGGCCCGGTAATCCGTTTGGCTATGCTCCCCGCGACCTAGGAGAAGAAGCTCCCAATAAGTCAGCTGTTAAAGTGAAATAA
- the nadE gene encoding NAD(+) synthase — MRIAGAALNQIPFDWQHNLRNIEEAITQAKAQGVELLCLPELCLTGYNCEDLFLSDWLPESALAHLQQIRPWTQGIAVCVGLPVRLNGHTYNTSCVLRDGEVLGFAAKQFLANDGVHYEPRFFVSWRAGQTAQFTWQGEEYTIGDLVFEHKGVKFGFEICEDAWRPAADRPAGRLIPRGVQLIVNPSASHFAMSKTDQRYHIVLEASRDYKCTYLYANLLGNESGRTIYDGEILVARNGHLITRNQLMSFKEVDLECTDVDFEVDLPIAETITPLPAPDEYRELNQALSLGLFDYLRKAKSRGFVLSLSGGADSCMCAVSVAEMVRLGVAEVGAAEFMRRSGCFSAEDIAALAADVDAGFAKVLNRENSGSQPSSAAPGTAEVSQANVGRTATQPPQAALFATANKPLVERLLTCAYQGTVNSSDDTYLSAKDLADSIGAVFFNWTIDDEVKGYVGKIEHALGRELSWKTDDLALQNIQARVRAPGIWLVANIKNCLLITTSNRSEASVGYCTMDGDTAGSISPIAGVDKYFVKLWLRWAQQELGYTALARVNNLEPTAELRPLEEKQTDERDLMPYPMLNHIERLAFYNRLSPKQTLDTLVEENPTTDPALLKTYVKRFYSLWARNQWKRERYAPSFHLDDYNVDPRSWLRFPILSGGYHEELEAL, encoded by the coding sequence ATGAGAATTGCCGGCGCTGCCCTCAACCAAATTCCTTTCGATTGGCAACACAATCTTCGCAACATTGAAGAGGCTATCACGCAAGCGAAAGCCCAAGGTGTAGAGCTATTGTGCTTACCCGAGCTATGCCTGACTGGCTACAACTGCGAAGACCTTTTTCTGAGTGATTGGCTGCCCGAATCAGCCTTGGCCCACTTGCAGCAGATTCGTCCTTGGACGCAAGGCATTGCGGTATGTGTAGGGCTGCCGGTGCGTCTCAATGGGCACACGTACAATACCTCTTGCGTGCTGCGCGACGGTGAAGTGCTAGGTTTCGCGGCCAAGCAGTTCCTGGCTAATGACGGCGTGCATTATGAACCTAGGTTCTTCGTATCGTGGAGGGCAGGGCAAACTGCTCAGTTCACCTGGCAAGGCGAGGAATACACCATTGGCGACTTGGTGTTTGAGCACAAAGGCGTAAAGTTTGGCTTCGAAATTTGCGAGGATGCGTGGCGACCAGCCGCCGATCGGCCAGCGGGGCGCCTGATACCTAGGGGCGTGCAGCTTATTGTTAACCCGTCGGCAAGCCACTTTGCCATGAGCAAAACCGACCAGCGTTACCACATCGTGCTGGAGGCGTCGCGAGACTATAAATGCACCTACCTCTACGCTAACTTGCTCGGCAACGAGTCGGGCCGCACGATTTACGACGGCGAGATTCTGGTGGCACGCAATGGGCACCTGATTACCCGCAATCAACTGATGAGCTTCAAGGAAGTGGATCTGGAGTGCACCGACGTTGATTTTGAGGTCGACTTACCGATCGCCGAAACAATTACCCCACTGCCGGCCCCTGACGAATATCGTGAGCTAAATCAGGCCTTAAGCCTAGGCTTATTTGACTACTTGCGCAAAGCCAAGAGCCGTGGGTTTGTGCTCTCCCTTAGTGGTGGCGCCGACTCGTGCATGTGTGCCGTGTCGGTAGCAGAAATGGTGCGGCTTGGTGTCGCAGAGGTGGGGGCTGCCGAGTTTATGCGCCGCTCGGGGTGCTTCTCCGCGGAGGATATTGCGGCACTAGCCGCCGACGTAGATGCTGGTTTTGCCAAGGTGCTCAACCGTGAAAACAGCGGCAGCCAACCTAGCTCAGCGGCTCCCGGCACTGCGGAAGTTTCGCAGGCTAATGTGGGAAGAACCGCTACGCAGCCGCCGCAAGCGGCATTATTTGCGACGGCCAATAAGCCACTGGTAGAGCGCTTACTAACATGCGCTTACCAGGGAACGGTTAACTCGTCGGACGATACGTACCTGTCGGCGAAGGATCTAGCTGATTCCATTGGAGCCGTGTTCTTCAACTGGACTATCGACGATGAAGTGAAGGGCTACGTGGGCAAGATCGAGCATGCCCTAGGTCGGGAGTTGAGCTGGAAAACCGATGACTTGGCTTTGCAAAACATTCAAGCTAGGGTACGGGCCCCCGGTATTTGGCTCGTGGCGAACATAAAAAACTGCCTGCTCATCACGACTTCCAACCGCTCTGAGGCTTCAGTAGGCTATTGCACCATGGACGGCGACACGGCCGGTAGTATCTCGCCGATTGCTGGAGTTGACAAGTACTTTGTGAAGCTCTGGCTACGCTGGGCTCAACAGGAGCTAGGGTATACGGCTTTGGCTCGGGTAAATAATCTAGAGCCTACGGCCGAGCTGCGCCCCTTGGAAGAAAAGCAAACCGACGAGCGCGACTTGATGCCATATCCTATGCTCAATCATATCGAGCGCTTGGCCTTTTATAATCGCCTGAGTCCAAAACAGACATTGGACACGCTGGTCGAGGAAAACCCAACTACTGATCCTGCACTCCTCAAAACGTACGTAAAGCGCTTCTACTCCCTGTGGGCGCGCAACCAATGGAAGCGGGAGCGATACGCGCCGTCTTTCCACCTCGACGACTACAACGTAGACCCGCGCTCTTGGCTGCGTTTCCCCATCTTGAGTGGGGGTTACCACGAGGAGCTAGAGGCACTCTAA
- the rnc gene encoding ribonuclease III, producing the protein MPRSGQPLPLFGFFRRFLGQDRAFRQAIATVIGRTPDNVRLYHLAFTHSSVVRQQPEQGRHQSNERLEFLGDAILGSVVAEYLFRKYPYEQEGFLTETRSRIVNRESLNAIALKIGLDKLVQLDPTQSRVSRSRSVNGNALEALVGAVYLDHGYKAARKFVLNRLIKPYVDVKALATTTSNFKSKLIEWAQRQGKNLRYDIAGQPQVGGTMEFSATVLIDDEPVATGMGLSKKQAEQTAAERALAALGV; encoded by the coding sequence ATGCCTCGTTCCGGTCAGCCCCTTCCGCTGTTCGGTTTTTTCCGACGGTTTCTTGGTCAAGACCGCGCTTTCCGGCAAGCAATTGCCACGGTAATCGGCCGCACGCCTGACAACGTGCGGCTTTATCATTTAGCGTTTACGCACTCTTCGGTGGTGCGCCAACAGCCGGAACAAGGACGGCATCAGAGCAATGAGCGCCTAGAGTTCTTAGGGGATGCTATCCTAGGTTCGGTTGTAGCCGAGTACCTGTTTCGCAAGTACCCGTACGAGCAAGAAGGCTTTCTCACCGAAACCCGCTCTCGCATCGTAAACCGAGAGAGCCTGAACGCTATTGCCTTAAAAATTGGTCTCGATAAGCTCGTGCAGCTCGACCCGACCCAGAGCCGGGTTTCTCGGTCGCGGTCCGTTAATGGCAATGCGCTGGAAGCTTTGGTCGGGGCCGTGTACCTCGATCATGGCTACAAAGCGGCCCGCAAGTTTGTGCTGAACCGCCTGATCAAGCCGTACGTTGATGTGAAGGCGCTAGCCACCACGACTAGCAACTTTAAAAGCAAGCTGATTGAGTGGGCGCAACGGCAAGGAAAGAACCTGCGCTACGACATCGCCGGCCAACCGCAAGTAGGCGGCACCATGGAGTTTTCGGCCACGGTGCTAATTGATGATGAACCGGTAGCCACGGGCATGGGCCTGTCGAAAAAGCAAGCGGAGCAAACCGCAGCGGAGCGGGCACTGGCTGCCTTAGGGGTGTGA
- the fabF gene encoding beta-ketoacyl-ACP synthase II encodes MSLRRVVVTGLGAITPIGNTVSDYWSGLSQGVSGAAPITRFDASKFKTRFACEVKGYNPDDYFDRKEGRKMDIFTQFALIASDEAIKDAGLDEGVDKDRVGVIWGSGIGGLTSLQAECIAFAKGDGTPRFNPFFIPKMIADSASGNISIRHKFRGPNFVTTSACASSSDSIISAFNYIRLNMADVVVTGGSEAAVTESGVGGFNALKAMSERNDTPELASRPYDKERDGFVLGEGSGALVLEEYEHAKARGAKIYAELIGGGMSADAYHITAPDPEGNGVVLVMKNALRDAGLNPEDVDYINTHGTSTPLGDGAEIKAIQKVFGDHAYNLNISSTKSMTGHLLGGAGGIEAVAAILAIQNNLVPPTINHFTDDPELDARLNFTFNQAQTRTVNIAMSNTFGFGGHNTSVIFRKFNE; translated from the coding sequence ATGTCTCTTCGGAGAGTTGTCGTGACCGGCCTAGGTGCCATCACTCCCATTGGGAACACCGTATCCGACTATTGGAGCGGTTTGTCGCAGGGGGTCAGTGGAGCCGCGCCCATCACCCGCTTCGACGCCAGCAAGTTCAAGACCCGCTTCGCCTGCGAAGTAAAAGGGTACAACCCTGACGATTACTTTGACCGCAAGGAAGGTCGGAAGATGGATATCTTCACTCAGTTTGCGCTGATTGCCAGCGACGAAGCCATCAAAGATGCTGGCCTCGACGAAGGCGTCGACAAAGACCGAGTAGGTGTTATCTGGGGTTCCGGCATCGGTGGCCTCACTTCGCTGCAAGCAGAGTGTATTGCCTTTGCCAAAGGCGACGGTACGCCACGCTTCAACCCTTTCTTCATTCCGAAGATGATTGCCGACAGCGCGTCTGGCAACATCTCCATCCGCCACAAGTTTCGCGGTCCGAATTTCGTAACGACTTCGGCTTGTGCTTCTTCTTCCGATTCTATCATCTCCGCCTTCAACTACATTCGCCTCAACATGGCCGATGTGGTGGTGACGGGTGGCTCCGAAGCCGCCGTGACCGAGTCGGGCGTAGGAGGCTTCAACGCGTTGAAAGCCATGAGCGAGCGGAACGACACCCCTGAGCTAGCTTCGCGCCCTTACGATAAGGAACGGGATGGTTTCGTGCTCGGGGAAGGTTCCGGCGCCTTGGTGCTAGAAGAGTATGAGCACGCCAAAGCCCGCGGCGCGAAGATCTACGCGGAACTGATTGGTGGTGGCATGTCGGCTGATGCGTACCACATTACGGCCCCTGATCCGGAAGGAAACGGCGTCGTGTTGGTAATGAAAAACGCCCTCCGAGATGCTGGCCTCAATCCGGAAGACGTCGACTACATCAATACACACGGCACAAGCACGCCCCTCGGCGACGGTGCCGAGATCAAAGCTATTCAGAAAGTGTTTGGCGACCACGCCTATAACCTGAACATCAGCTCGACGAAGAGCATGACGGGGCACTTACTGGGTGGTGCTGGTGGTATTGAAGCTGTAGCGGCTATCTTGGCTATTCAGAACAACTTGGTGCCCCCAACCATCAACCACTTCACCGACGACCCTGAACTGGATGCGCGTCTGAACTTTACGTTCAACCAGGCGCAGACCCGTACGGTGAATATCGCGATGAGCAATACGTTTGGTTTCGGCGGGCACAACACATCGGTTATCTTCCGCAAATTCAACGAATAA
- a CDS encoding acyl carrier protein, translating into MSEIAEKVKAIIIDKLGVEASEVTPEASFTNDLGADSLDTVELIMEFEKEFNVSIPDDQAENIATVGQAISYLEEHAK; encoded by the coding sequence ATGTCTGAAATTGCAGAAAAAGTAAAAGCCATTATCATCGATAAACTTGGTGTTGAAGCTTCGGAAGTTACGCCAGAAGCGAGCTTCACGAACGATCTAGGTGCTGATTCACTGGATACCGTTGAGCTGATCATGGAATTCGAAAAAGAATTCAACGTATCAATTCCAGACGATCAAGCTGAGAACATCGCCACGGTAGGCCAAGCTATCAGCTACCTAGAAGAGCACGCCAAGTAA
- a CDS encoding IPExxxVDY family protein has translation MKTLTLEVEYDCDFDLFGLVSSSREHKLAWALNHTLGLRLVKQQDLIYPLNQGRLVISNYLYENEVSTLRLFRNRSLDPSTLKKPFLAPDVKEYDYLVQVCNGTGRLASELVVERLTMLPDVQYACQFDPNELKFKENLLF, from the coding sequence ATGAAAACACTTACACTGGAGGTAGAATACGACTGCGACTTCGACTTATTTGGCCTGGTTTCGTCGAGCCGGGAGCATAAGCTAGCTTGGGCGCTGAACCACACACTAGGCCTGCGCTTGGTAAAACAGCAGGATCTGATTTACCCTCTAAATCAAGGCCGCTTGGTTATCAGCAACTATTTATACGAGAACGAGGTAAGCACTTTGCGCTTGTTTCGCAACCGATCACTCGATCCATCTACCCTCAAAAAACCCTTTCTGGCGCCTGATGTCAAAGAGTATGACTACCTGGTGCAGGTTTGCAACGGCACCGGCCGGTTAGCTAGTGAGTTGGTAGTCGAGCGGTTAACAATGCTACCCGACGTGCAATACGCGTGTCAGTTCGACCCAAACGAGCTAAAATTCAAAGAAAATCTGCTCTTTTGA